A single genomic interval of Aedes aegypti strain LVP_AGWG chromosome 1, AaegL5.0 Primary Assembly, whole genome shotgun sequence harbors:
- the LOC5565612 gene encoding GILT-like protein 1 isoform X1, with protein sequence MLVKIALLVTLAVVSSHAQSKVPVYVYYESLCPDSAKFINEQLYPTVKQFPNNIDLKLVPFGKSSYRTQGSETLFECHHGPNECYGNKVHACALANIEGNSYQPNNTKEALTLEYVNCLMERAQFKSGEFPGKACADQFEINWETIEQCANSTQGSTLLKNYGEETYKLQKPLASVPTVAFRQTFDSDVQKLAVDNFRAALCKNLNPAPLECRVGPGGGAAAVTSLGLLTLVSLALTRLF encoded by the exons ATGCTGGTCAAGATTGCTCTGTTGGTGACCCTGGCCGTGGTCTCGAGCCACGCGCAATCAAAG GTTCCGGTCTACGTGTACTACGAATCGCTCTGTCCGGACAGCGCCAAGTTCATCAACGAGCAGTTGTACCCGACGGTGAAGCAGTTCCCGAACAACATCGATCTGAAGTTGGTTCCGTTCGGCAAGTCCAGCTATCGAACCCAGGGATCGGAAACCTTGTTCGAGTGCCACCATGGGCCGAACGAGTGCTACGGTAACAAGGTGCACGCTTGTGCCCTGGCcaacattgaaggtaactcGTACCAACCGAACAATACCAAGGAAGCACTGACCTTGGAGTACGTCAACTGCCTGATGGAACGGGCGCAGTTCAAGAGCGGGGAGTTCCCCGGTAAGGCCTGTGCCGACCAGTTCGAGATCAACTGGGAAACGATCGAGCAGTGCGCCAACAGCACTCAGGGAAGCACTCTGCTCAAGAACTACGGCGAGGAGACCTACAAGCTCCAGAAGCCGCTGGCAAGCGTTCCGACTGTGGCTTTCCGTCAG ACCTTCGACAGCGACGTGCAGAAGCTGGCCGTGGATAACTTCCGTGCTGCGCTGTGCAAGAACTTGAACCCCGCTCCGCTTGAGTGCCGTGTTGGTCCAGGAGGTGGCGCCGCGGCCGTGACTTCGTTGGGTCTGCTGACTTTGGTGTCATTGGCGCTTACGCGCTTGTTCTAA
- the LOC5565612 gene encoding GILT-like protein 1 isoform X2 gives MERLKVPVYVYYESLCPDSAKFINEQLYPTVKQFPNNIDLKLVPFGKSSYRTQGSETLFECHHGPNECYGNKVHACALANIEGNSYQPNNTKEALTLEYVNCLMERAQFKSGEFPGKACADQFEINWETIEQCANSTQGSTLLKNYGEETYKLQKPLASVPTVAFRQTFDSDVQKLAVDNFRAALCKNLNPAPLECRVGPGGGAAAVTSLGLLTLVSLALTRLF, from the exons ATGGAGCGATTAAAA GTTCCGGTCTACGTGTACTACGAATCGCTCTGTCCGGACAGCGCCAAGTTCATCAACGAGCAGTTGTACCCGACGGTGAAGCAGTTCCCGAACAACATCGATCTGAAGTTGGTTCCGTTCGGCAAGTCCAGCTATCGAACCCAGGGATCGGAAACCTTGTTCGAGTGCCACCATGGGCCGAACGAGTGCTACGGTAACAAGGTGCACGCTTGTGCCCTGGCcaacattgaaggtaactcGTACCAACCGAACAATACCAAGGAAGCACTGACCTTGGAGTACGTCAACTGCCTGATGGAACGGGCGCAGTTCAAGAGCGGGGAGTTCCCCGGTAAGGCCTGTGCCGACCAGTTCGAGATCAACTGGGAAACGATCGAGCAGTGCGCCAACAGCACTCAGGGAAGCACTCTGCTCAAGAACTACGGCGAGGAGACCTACAAGCTCCAGAAGCCGCTGGCAAGCGTTCCGACTGTGGCTTTCCGTCAG ACCTTCGACAGCGACGTGCAGAAGCTGGCCGTGGATAACTTCCGTGCTGCGCTGTGCAAGAACTTGAACCCCGCTCCGCTTGAGTGCCGTGTTGGTCCAGGAGGTGGCGCCGCGGCCGTGACTTCGTTGGGTCTGCTGACTTTGGTGTCATTGGCGCTTACGCGCTTGTTCTAA